aaaaacttaaaaaaacttaAGTTAGTGGTTCtcaagcttttttgtttgttgcaTAATATTCTTTGCATGAAGGCGGTGGGAAAGTGAGGCATATGTTAAATTCTATAGAATTGGTTACATGTCCCATTTCACTTGTAAATTCCATAGCCTTAAGGCAGGTCTGATGAAATTATGGCATATACCATTAGAATTTTTATACTAAGTGATTGAATAAAAAACTCTCAATCAAGGTTTAGGGTGCAATTTAGCTTCTTcctcaagttttctttttaattttaagtaaagTTGAGTGGCAAATGAAACATGGCTAGCTTAAACATTtggatataaaattatatgactATTCTAAAACATATACCACCAACATAATATTTAGCATTCATCTCAGAGGCATGGAAGCTTTAAAAGCATCTTTTAATCCTCATTAGttaaaaaggagcaaatagtACCCTATTTTGTCCATGAGGAAGTAGATGTAGCAAAAgtttttttgatcttttgtgaAAGATACTTTTTCTAGAAAAACCTTATGAAGATGAAAACACCAGGTTACCTTGTACCTTTATTCCATTGATTTATTTAAGGAACTATTTTCATGATGACTAGGAGTCCTTCCTACCTCCTGAATTCAATGCTAGTAGGCCCATCAGTATGAAGAACTTAATTTTTCTCCTTAAGAAATTGTGCTTTCTATaaaattaattgtgtctatagTTTGGAAGTTTCTGAAAGGGATTTACTTGTTAAtcagtttttaaatttgaaaatttagaTTTATTCGTAAGCAAATTGATTAATCACTTTTAATGGGAATGTATTAATATAACTATGCTTATAGAGAATCTAATTCACCTATGCTGGTACAGTATCATCTTTtgaagaaattataagaaaaagatACCTCAAAGTACATCATTCTTAGGGTTCTCGCTCTCCTTTACTTGAAATGTTTGTAATACAGTAATCTCTACTTTgcttcctttccctcatcccaCACCTCAGTGATTTTACCTTAAgttactttgttgttattttaataataataataataatagctggcatttatgtagcattttaaggtaTGGAAAGTTGttcataaatatctcattttactcTCACAAGAACTGTGGGCAGagagtgcttttattatccccatattataatGGAGTAAACTAAAGCAGAGTGACTTGTCTAGgaaattctttttagttttaaatgaGTCCTAATAGTCATTTAATTGAATTAGACAGGTTTCCATAGACATTTTTGAAGGCAGGGAGACTAATTAGAAGGCTATTATAATAAGAGCTTGAATTAGGGTGATGTTGATGAGAGTAGGAGatactaagtggcacagtagatagggtACTAGACCTGAAAGTCAGGAaatctcatcttcctaaattcaaatctggctcagatacttactagctgtatgacgctgggtaagtcatttaaccctgtttatctcagtttcttatgtgcaaaatgagctggggaaggaaatggcaaacaacttggttgtctttgccaagaaaaccccaaatgaggacaCAAAGAGTGGGACATAACTGAAACCACTACAAAAACTATGAGAGTAAAGAGGATACATTCAAAAAATGTTACACTTAGGATAATAAAATCTTGACAGCTGCTTACAGGTATTCTTATTGAATGAGGTACATGGTATTTTCTTAAGCTACTTTTTGGAaagcaattcaacaaatattaaaagtATGGCTTTGTTATGGCACTAGCAAGATTAGGAATATACCACTGGTGTGTAGAATCATGCTAATCTTAAGTTCAACAACTCCAGAATAGCAATAATATATTCTGTTCTTGACTAAGAGGTGGCATAAATTATGAAGCTTTTTATGTCCTGGCCTTTGCTATGGGTAGTGATTGGTCATTTTGATACGGTGGCtccttatttacttttttttccatctctctctctccagtccAATTCACTAACATCTACACCCAGAAGTTTAGGAGAATAGTTGTTTCtgtaattgtttctgtaattATATATCTTAATCTTATCCTCATAGTTATTTTTGAACAGCAAAGGATGAGAATTAACTTGGGTAAATAAATTCCTACTggatatattaaaataatcatagcTGAGAGCCTTATTACACATGAGGAAGGTAGTAAGTTTTTGTGCAGAAGACTAGGACTCTGTTTTGTGCTAGTGATTTGTTCTGTCAGCAGTAAAAAACTGATACCCCTGTTCTTTAGGATGATTGTAAATTGAAAAAATCCTTTTAGATCAGTAGTGTTTCTTGAGTTCATTTTGCAGTTGCTGTATTTTATTCTTGCAGTATTGTTTTGATGCTAAATATTATAAATCTAgtgattgtttttaattttagcaCTGTTTCAAGAGATCTGCATTTTATAcgttttttcttatttactttatctataccttctttttttttttgttacactCATTTCCTCATACCTTCCATATCCAACTTCTACCTCTAACCAAAGGAAATCAAACATTTccttataatgaataaaaatcatttgaaaaaatgactGCATCTGATAATGCTTTGAAGCATTCTACACTGGTAGTCCCCTTTGCTCTAATGGGAGGAGGAAAGTACATTTCAGTATCTGTTCTCTGATATAGGAGACTTACATTTTAGATGATTGAAGTCtgattacttttttgttgtttgaattATAAATATGTGGAAAGTCAAGAAAATTCAACATACTGAACAAAgtatgtcttttaaaattattggggTTTAGAATCTGATTGAAATGTGCAACCTAGGGAATGGAAGTAATTtattttgattgaaaaaaaattttttttttcttttcaggacaTTGAGGCAggacattaattaaaaaaatgaatatgtctAGTATTGCATTAAGAGTGGAAACTTGGCTTTCTTCTGCATGGCATATTAAAGTACCCATGACATGGCTGGAAGCTTGTATTACttggattcaagaagaaaataatgatgtGAGTTTGACTCAGGCTCAAATGAATAAACAAGTGTTTGACCAATGGCTTCTTACTGATCTAAGAGATTTGGAGTTTCCTATTTTACCTGATAAGATTTTGGAAGTTCCAAAAGGAGAGCTAAGTGGTTTTTATTCTTTGCAGATTAATTCATTGGTTGATGTTAGTCAGCCTATGTATTCCCAGTTGCAAAAGTTGAGAGGACTGAACAGGTCTAATGATCAAGTAACAGCTGAAACACAAATATCCTTAAAGCCTTGGGAAGCAAATCCTACACGAATGCTAATGTTGCAGATAACTGATGGTGTTAGGCAAATACAGGGCATGGAATACCAACCCATTCCAGCTCTTCATCAAGCTATTCTTCCAGGTACAAAGATTCTTATTCATGGAAAAGTTTCTTACCGTCTTGGTGTTCTTCTCTTGAAACCAGAAAACGTGAAGGTGCTAGGGGGTGAAGTGGATGCTCTTGTTGAAGAACATGCCCAAGAAAGAATACTTGCAAGACTAATTGGAGAGCCTGATTCTTTAACTTCAACCAGATCAAATCATAGCCAATCCATTCCTGCTCTTGCAGATGGACTAGAACCAGCATTAGAACCTTCAGATGAAGAACTTCTAGCAAGCCTTGATGAAAATGAGTTAATAGTGGTCAGTAATGACACTCATTTAGAAAGTGGCTATGTTAGCAGAAGTTGTATTTCAGACTCTATCAGCAATGTAATTTCTAGCTCAGGACTTTCTAGCATTACaccaagaaaagaagaaaatttatcaAATCCATTTGTGAATTTCACTGAAGGGGATTTAGATGATTTTTCACTAGAGGATGTCTTGTTTTTAGAGGAAACTGTTCAGAAGGAACTTCAGGAGACAGAAGAAAGGAACAGAGGCAATGACAAAAATATAGAGAGACGTTCACAGAAACCTGATATTTCAGAAGATTTTTCTCTggttaatataaatgaaaaaaatgttcagaaTCAAAAGATCTTATTTGAACAAATAACCAGTAAAGATGAATCTTGTAGTTATCTATCCATGAGAGATCAAAATCCTAGcaatattttgtcatttgaaaataatGCACACCTACCCCAGGATTTCATAGTTAAACATAAAAGCTCAGAGATAAGTGAAAAAATTAATCCCCCCCTTGGCAGTTTAGAGACCTGTATgctaaataataaaacattaaaaacagaaCTAGTTAATGAACCAAAGCTAATTTCAGAAATCAGTAATGAAAGCAGTTATAAACATCCTAGTTCTTTAATATCATCAGAGAACAGCATGGATCAAATTCCTATTGCTGTCAATTTGGATTCCCCACCTTTTACTTATATTTCTGTCCTGTTATCTAGAAATTTAAATGAACTAACAACTGTGAAAGTCAAAGCTTTTATTGTAACCTTAACTGGAAATCTCTCAGGTTGTGGGGGTTTTTGGAGTATAACTGCAAAAATTTCTGATGGTACTGCTTATCTAGATGTGATTTTTGCAGATGAAATACTAACAAATATGATTGGGTTTTCAGTATCAGAAATGAAacagttaaaaaaagatattattcagCATAAAAAATTCCAGGAAGGTTTACAGAAATGTCAGAGAGCTCTAATAGACTTGTGCTGTCTGATGACCATTACATTTAATCCTTCCTTGTCTAAAGGCATAGTGTCAGTTCTGCAAGATGTAAATATGGAAGATCTGCAAAACTTAAAGAGACGTTTGAATAAATAACATCAGTTTTGAATAAATccataagtttttaataaatgactTACCAAAGCAAGAatagaaaataactgaaaacacTCACAAATTTTCAGGATTTGATCTAAAAGCCAAATGTTAACATTTtagatgttttcttttatttcatttttggggataaaaggaataaaatctaaaattaaatttGGTATAATTATCCCCTCCAAAAcctctgttttaattttttatttgggggAAGGCACCTTTCTGAAAGAATGTTAACATTTAGATGAGAAACTGGTTTTTGTTATCCATCCCTTCTGAAGATCATTCCTAATTTGTCTTCAGAATGATTTCTAAAGTGTTGTATTATTGTGCAGTGCTGGGTTATGTTAATAAAAATTGATAATCAttagtaaaacattttaaattttaaatttttaaacaaattatttgtatattcttaaaaaaaaattgttgtaatCCCAGAGGACCAAAATGTTGGTGTTCAGATTCAAGTTACTCTTTTGATTTTTTAGTTTGCTGGTACTTGTTTTTGTGATATGAAACATAAACTTTCCAATGTTATATATGATAAAGAGTAAATTATTACAAAAAGACTTGTTTTGATAGCTATTCTATTTTCAAATGGTACTGAAAAGTTAATATCCAAGTTCAGGGATTGTTAGCATGTTTGGATAAAAATAAGCTTTTTATCTTTGCTTATAGGTAGTGCTGACTAAACTGAAAATTATAAAAGTACACGtgaatttgagggtttttttttttaacctttttagtttgctatgataatttgtttttaaaagagaaaataatcttttgaaaaattttaaaagattaactctatataagaaataaataaaaccaatttctttcttttttttttaaattaatagtttttatttaccagatatttgcatgggtaattttacaatattgacaattgccaaaccatttgttccaatttttcccctccttcccccacaccccagatggcaggtcgaccaatacatgttaaatatgttaagagtataaattaaatacaataatatatgtatatgtgaccAAACAGTTAGTTGTAAAaccaatttctttatattttttttaatgggaataaaaatttaacaatgaacTTCTTAACaggtcatttttacttttttggctTAGTTAAATTTGTATTAACTATATATTAACTACTATTATTAATTGTATTAACTATTAACTATCTCATGATTAATAGTGTGATCCACAGTACAATTCTGTTGGTTCCTAACTTTGTAGTGATCACTTGGTGGCTTCTAGAGTGCGCTGCTGAGAGTGCTTTAGGAAAAGGCCACTTTCTGATGTTGAATTTTGTGCCAGGTAAGTTAAATTTGACTATACAATGATTTAGCACAACCCTTGACCAATTAAGTAGACATTGTGTCTCCTATAAATAGTTTGTTGTGCTAGATGTTGGGAGAGAGaggaagtaaaaataaagttGGAATCTCACATGTTATCTAATCTTACACTttgatttttcagatgaggaagctgaagcccagagagattagGTGAATTGTTCATGGTTATATAGGAAGTAAGTGACAACTGGGTTTAAAACCCAAGTCCTTTGAGTACAAGTCACTCTGAACCACACTATCCCTGTATGTTAAAAGAAGTTTATAACCTCGTGGAGGTGACAAATACATAGTGGCTGTCAACTTATAATATGACCAGTAGTTATATTACCAAATAAACTTGTTGTCTTTTAACAAATTTCAACAATCTcctttgtaatgtgctgttgtctccagaaactgccaattgctctctgatctagaggagagacttcttcctccagagagcggcctcaactctggcctagagcagagactctctatctcttgagtgctgctctcttttatcctcccagagaatgggattgGGAtaacaagggcttctgggaaaaattacttcaaccaatgaacttgctccttctaagcatgcaagctcctccccaggagttcacaggggtaaaactcctagtaaagaccagaactagagaattgttaagtgccgacttagcacttagtaagaacctaatatctcattatctcattagcacttagtaagaacctaacactcctTTGGCATACAGATATGTTTTGGGAACCCCTCTTCAATTTTACCTGCCTTATAGTATGTATTACActatgtaataaaaaataaaaaaagttgtgTCGCACTTTATGTTTAGTACATATATTCCTGCAATCTGTACATAAAGCcttttataagtaaaaaaaaaaaaaaaaaaaaaaaaaaatttaatgaatcaAGAGAGTGCTACTGGCATGAAGAACACCGTACTCCTATAACAATTTCAGGTTTTAACCTTTTGCCTGATGATTAAATATGTCACATAATTTTTAATCCTGGATGGGAGTACTGTTCCCCTTTTGATCTCTAAAGGGGGTCTTGAGGTAGAAAAATCAGTAGATAACTTAGGAAAAGAAtacagaggaggaggagaataatgagattttaaaaataaagttattgctGTCTAGAAAATGCTTTTTGTATAGAAGAATACAAAATATGAAACTTAACTGAAATAAAATTGCATAATAGGTATATTTTTTCTCCAGGGACCCATGCTGAATATGTACCTTCACTACACATTGTCATTATTTAGTATACCCAATATatttaaattctcttggaatttactTTTTCCCCTAAACTtctatcatatgtatatatgatccTATGTAATCAGCCTTCTACTTGatgtttcccttttctattttctgtatCTATTCCTCCGAACATCGGCTTCCAAACTGGTCTGTTCATATCTCTCTATTCAATAAATTGCAGCAACTCCCTACTATTCTTTGCCCACTTATGCCTCAGTTTACTTCAAAACTTAGCTCAAATGTCACTTCTTGTTAGACCTTACCTGACTCTCTTACATAACCCATTCCAATATTAGATACTCTCTACTGTTATATTTCTTGGCATAGAGACCAGGTCCTGAGGGATTTAATCTAGTCAGTTTTGGAAATCCTGTTTGTGGGGTTTAGCTATTTTGATGGGCGACATCACATAGCTTGCTATATCTAGACAGCCCCAGATAGGCTGCTGCTTGTGTTCTATGTTCCTGCTTCCATCTCTTGCTTTGGGAATAGTAATCTCCTACTgtgatatattatttaaattcacGTGATTCTTGAagtattaaaacaatttttgtagAAAAACAATGGGGCATAGTAAACAGTTGACCCTGGAGTCTTAAGCACTTGGGTTTAAACTGCTCCCCCAATATCATATTGGCTGATTTGCTTTGGTAAGAAG
This sequence is a window from Sminthopsis crassicaudata isolate SCR6 chromosome 1, ASM4859323v1, whole genome shotgun sequence. Protein-coding genes within it:
- the RMI1 gene encoding recQ-mediated genome instability protein 1, translated to MNMSSIALRVETWLSSAWHIKVPMTWLEACITWIQEENNDVSLTQAQMNKQVFDQWLLTDLRDLEFPILPDKILEVPKGELSGFYSLQINSLVDVSQPMYSQLQKLRGLNRSNDQVTAETQISLKPWEANPTRMLMLQITDGVRQIQGMEYQPIPALHQAILPGTKILIHGKVSYRLGVLLLKPENVKVLGGEVDALVEEHAQERILARLIGEPDSLTSTRSNHSQSIPALADGLEPALEPSDEELLASLDENELIVVSNDTHLESGYVSRSCISDSISNVISSSGLSSITPRKEENLSNPFVNFTEGDLDDFSLEDVLFLEETVQKELQETEERNRGNDKNIERRSQKPDISEDFSLVNINEKNVQNQKILFEQITSKDESCSYLSMRDQNPSNILSFENNAHLPQDFIVKHKSSEISEKINPPLGSLETCMLNNKTLKTELVNEPKLISEISNESSYKHPSSLISSENSMDQIPIAVNLDSPPFTYISVLLSRNLNELTTVKVKAFIVTLTGNLSGCGGFWSITAKISDGTAYLDVIFADEILTNMIGFSVSEMKQLKKDIIQHKKFQEGLQKCQRALIDLCCLMTITFNPSLSKGIVSVLQDVNMEDLQNLKRRLNK